Within the Iodidimonas sp. SYSU 1G8 genome, the region GATCGACCGCCGCACAGGCGAGGTCGTGTGGGAGGATCGCCTGCCGGCGGGCGGCCATGCCACCCCGATGACCTACATATCGCCGAAAAGCGGCCGGCAGTTCGTCGTCATCGCGGCGGGCGGTCATCTCGGCCTTGCCAGCCCTCTCGGCGATTACCTGATCGCCTACGCGTTGCCTCGGAACTGAACCTTAGTCCAGCGTCCGGCCCAGACGTCCGGCCAGTTCTTGGATGAACTGCCAGGCGACGCGGCCGGACCGGGCGCCGCGCGTCACCGACCATTCCAGCGCCGCGGCGTGGATGTCCTCGCGGTCGCCGGTCAGGCCGTGCCGCGTGCAATAGCCATCGATCATCGCCAGATAGTCTTCCTGGCTGCAGGTATGAAAGCCCAGCCACAGGCCGAAGCGGTCGGAAAGCGACACTTTCTCCTCGACCGCTTCCGCCGGATTGATGGCGGTGGAGCGTTCGTTCTCCATCATGTCGCGCGGCATCAGGTGACGGCGGTTCGACGTGGCGTAGAAGATTACATTGTCCGGCCGGCCTTCCAGGCCGCCTTCGAGCACCGCCTTCAGCGACTTGTAGGTCGTGTCGTCATGATCGAAGGACAGATCGTCGCAGTACAACACCGCCCGGCGGCTCTGGTCGCGCAACCCGTGCAGCAGGCGGGGCAGGGTGGGAATGTCCTCGCGATTGATCTCGACCAGCGCCAGCCCGCCGCCCGTATCCTTGTTCACCCTGGCATGCGCCGCCTTCACCAGCGAGCTCTTGCCCATGCCACGCGCGCCCCAGAGCAGGGCGTTGTTGGCGGGAAAGCCCTCGGCGAACCGGCGTGTGTTCTCCAGCAGGATGTCGCGCACCCGGTCGATACCATGCAGCTGCTCGATGTCCACCCGGTTCACCTTTCGGACGGGTGTCAGCCGATCGGGATCCGGATGCCAGA harbors:
- a CDS encoding ATP-binding protein, with amino-acid sequence MTDTTRNDEILAALTRIAEALERRSPPPVEALSLDGADAFIWHPDPDRLTPVRKVNRVDIEQLHGIDRVRDILLENTRRFAEGFPANNALLWGARGMGKSSLVKAAHARVNKDTGGGLALVEINREDIPTLPRLLHGLRDQSRRAVLYCDDLSFDHDDTTYKSLKAVLEGGLEGRPDNVIFYATSNRRHLMPRDMMENERSTAINPAEAVEEKVSLSDRFGLWLGFHTCSQEDYLAMIDGYCTRHGLTGDREDIHAAALEWSVTRGARSGRVAWQFIQELAGRLGRTLD